Proteins encoded by one window of Lutibacter sp. A64:
- a CDS encoding CPBP family intramembrane glutamic endopeptidase, with amino-acid sequence METIAINFFKFLKNPKEKFNETLYLKEKWNLLFSILLLDFILVIIASGITSLIDLHLFELKSDPLEDLFSNKAAFYIIIIAALIVPLIEEFIFRLFLNYKRNFVFQFFDAFTNNKAKLFWDKHFKKIFYLAAILFALTHLTNYSNTNTLFYILAPLIILPQLIGGLTLGYIRLKLGFFWGVLMHGLYNLILFSVAILFLNITSLTKTTTVDYSLEITKLELGLNKPVALETYKTGAKIDSIIVNNSTVKEVATVLNATDTTLLKNSNRINIRFINKTDINNVETLILNELKKHFK; translated from the coding sequence ATGGAGACAATTGCAATAAACTTTTTTAAGTTCTTAAAAAATCCAAAAGAAAAATTCAACGAAACACTTTATCTAAAAGAAAAATGGAACCTCTTATTTTCTATATTATTGTTAGATTTTATATTGGTAATTATTGCTTCTGGAATAACAAGTCTTATAGATTTACATTTGTTTGAATTAAAATCTGATCCACTTGAAGACCTCTTTTCTAATAAAGCAGCATTTTATATTATAATTATAGCTGCTTTAATTGTGCCGTTAATTGAAGAATTCATATTTCGCTTATTTTTAAACTACAAACGCAATTTTGTATTTCAATTTTTTGACGCATTTACAAATAATAAAGCAAAATTATTTTGGGATAAACATTTTAAAAAAATATTCTACTTAGCTGCAATATTATTTGCCTTAACGCATCTTACTAATTATAGTAACACCAATACACTCTTTTATATTTTAGCTCCATTAATTATTTTACCTCAACTTATTGGCGGTTTAACATTAGGTTATATTAGACTTAAACTTGGTTTTTTTTGGGGAGTTTTAATGCACGGGCTCTACAATTTAATTCTTTTTTCTGTTGCTATATTATTTTTAAATATAACATCACTTACAAAAACAACCACTGTAGATTATTCACTTGAAATAACTAAATTAGAACTAGGCTTAAACAAGCCCGTAGCATTAGAAACCTATAAAACAGGTGCTAAAATAGACTCTATTATTGTAAATAATTCAACAGTTAAAGAAGTTGCCACAGTATTAAACGCCACAGATACAACATTGCTTAAAAATTCAAATAGAATAAATATTCGCTTTATTAATAAAACAGACATTAATAATGTAGAAACCCTTATTTTAAATGAATTAAAAAAACATTTCAAATAA
- a CDS encoding GTP-binding protein — translation MEVQINSEIHLRPRFKMNFTESQDVLISRFKKRLNDKDCKYCSKIVDGHIIIDVPINENHFWSPQLNIEIEKDDSEKTIVKGLFGPKPQLWTFFMFFHFAMAVAFIGFSIMTYVQWTLKEDYIIALIIVLALPVLWVVMYVLGRIGRRKGHKQMDELYKFMMSTLESD, via the coding sequence ATGGAAGTACAAATAAATAGCGAGATTCATTTACGCCCTAGATTTAAAATGAATTTTACTGAAAGTCAGGATGTTTTAATTTCAAGATTTAAGAAGCGATTAAATGATAAAGACTGTAAATATTGTAGTAAAATTGTTGATGGACATATAATAATTGATGTGCCTATTAACGAAAATCATTTTTGGTCGCCACAATTAAATATTGAAATTGAAAAAGACGATTCAGAAAAGACTATTGTAAAAGGTTTATTTGGTCCAAAACCACAACTTTGGACCTTTTTTATGTTTTTTCATTTTGCTATGGCAGTTGCTTTTATTGGTTTTTCTATAATGACGTATGTTCAATGGACTTTAAAAGAAGATTATATTATTGCATTAATAATAGTACTTGCATTACCTGTTTTATGGGTTGTAATGTATGTTTTAGGAAGAATTGGAAGGAGAAAAGGACATAAACAAATGGATGAATTGTACAAGTTTATGATGAGCACCTTAGAGAGTGATTAG
- the der gene encoding ribosome biogenesis GTPase Der, which produces MSNIVAIVGRPNVGKSTLFNRLVQRREAIVDSVSGVTRDRHYGKSDWNGKEFSVIDTGGYAVGSDDIFEEEIRKQVQLAIEEADIIVFVVDVEQGITPMDSEVAKILRKVKKPILMAVNKVDNAMRETDAFEFYNLGLGDYFTISSINGSGTGELLDALAEKLEDAPEDEEELPRFAVVGRPNAGKSSFINALIGQDRFVVTDIAGTTRDSIDTKYNRFGFDFNLVDTAGIRKKSKVKEDLEFYTVMRAVRAIEHCDVAILVLDATRGFEGQDENIFWLAEKNKKGIIILVNKWDLIEKETNTMRDFEAQVRKEIAPFTDVPIIFISTLTKQRIFKAIESAVEVFENRKKRIPTSKLNDTMLEIVKQYSPPAYKGKFVKIKYCMQLPTPTPQFVFFCNLPQYIREPYKRFIENKLRELYDFKGVPIIIYFRQK; this is translated from the coding sequence ATGAGCAATATTGTAGCCATTGTAGGAAGACCTAATGTTGGAAAATCAACTTTATTTAATCGTTTAGTACAACGTAGAGAAGCTATTGTAGATTCTGTAAGTGGTGTAACACGTGATAGACATTACGGAAAAAGCGACTGGAACGGAAAAGAATTTTCTGTAATTGATACCGGTGGTTATGCTGTGGGTTCTGATGATATTTTTGAAGAAGAAATTAGAAAACAAGTACAACTAGCTATTGAAGAAGCTGACATAATTGTTTTTGTTGTTGACGTAGAACAAGGAATTACCCCAATGGATAGTGAGGTTGCCAAAATTTTACGCAAAGTAAAAAAACCAATATTAATGGCTGTTAACAAAGTTGATAATGCCATGAGAGAAACCGATGCTTTTGAATTTTACAACCTTGGTTTAGGAGATTATTTTACAATTTCTTCTATAAACGGAAGTGGTACTGGTGAACTATTAGATGCTTTGGCTGAAAAACTAGAAGACGCTCCTGAAGATGAAGAAGAATTGCCAAGATTTGCCGTTGTAGGCCGTCCAAATGCAGGAAAATCATCATTTATAAACGCGTTAATTGGGCAAGATAGATTTGTAGTTACAGACATTGCTGGTACTACAAGAGATTCTATAGACACAAAATACAACCGTTTTGGTTTCGATTTTAACTTAGTTGATACTGCTGGAATTAGAAAAAAATCTAAAGTAAAAGAAGATTTAGAGTTTTATACGGTAATGAGAGCCGTTAGAGCCATAGAACATTGCGATGTTGCAATTTTAGTTTTAGATGCAACACGTGGTTTTGAAGGACAAGATGAAAATATTTTTTGGCTAGCTGAAAAAAATAAAAAAGGAATTATAATTTTAGTAAACAAATGGGATCTTATTGAAAAAGAAACCAACACAATGCGCGATTTTGAAGCGCAAGTAAGAAAAGAAATTGCTCCGTTTACAGATGTTCCAATTATATTTATTAGCACCTTAACAAAACAACGTATTTTTAAAGCTATTGAATCTGCTGTTGAAGTTTTTGAGAATAGAAAAAAACGAATTCCTACTAGTAAACTTAACGATACTATGTTAGAAATTGTAAAACAATATTCGCCACCAGCTTATAAAGGTAAGTTTGTAAAAATTAAGTATTGTATGCAATTACCTACACCAACACCACAATTTGTGTTTTTCTGTAATTTACCACAATACATTAGAGAACCTTACAAACGTTTTATTGAAAATAAATTACGCGAATTATACGATTTTAAAGGTGTGCCAATTATAATTTATTTTAGACAGAAGTAA
- a CDS encoding LytR/AlgR family response regulator transcription factor, translating into MNCLIIDDEPLAVELLEDFVSKVPFLKLAATCSNGIEAISIVKGNNIDLIFTDIEMPDFSGIEFIKALDVKPLFIFTTAYSHYAIEGFNLNAVDYLVKPIPFHRFLTAVNRAQEVFLMKSKEERVVVPQTTTLVEPSNFIFVKADYENIKLNLDDIKYIEGLKDYIKIYSNSHKPILTLSSFKKIEEKLPVNLFVRVHRSYIVSLKYIHSVQRNRILIDEVRIPIGNNYKDDFIKRIGG; encoded by the coding sequence ATGAATTGTTTAATTATAGATGATGAACCCTTAGCGGTAGAATTGTTAGAAGATTTTGTATCAAAAGTTCCTTTTTTAAAGTTAGCTGCTACTTGTTCTAATGGTATTGAAGCAATTTCAATAGTTAAAGGTAATAATATAGATTTAATTTTTACTGATATTGAAATGCCCGATTTTTCTGGAATAGAATTTATAAAAGCCTTAGATGTAAAGCCGTTATTTATTTTTACAACTGCATATTCGCATTATGCTATTGAAGGTTTTAATTTAAATGCGGTAGATTATTTAGTAAAACCAATTCCATTCCACAGGTTTTTAACAGCGGTAAATAGAGCTCAAGAGGTGTTTTTAATGAAGAGCAAGGAAGAAAGAGTAGTAGTGCCTCAAACAACAACTTTAGTAGAGCCGAGTAATTTTATTTTTGTAAAAGCCGATTATGAAAATATAAAACTAAACTTAGATGATATAAAATATATTGAAGGTTTAAAAGATTATATTAAAATTTATTCTAATTCACATAAGCCAATTTTAACCTTAAGTAGTTTTAAAAAAATTGAAGAAAAATTACCTGTAAATTTATTTGTTAGAGTACATAGATCATATATAGTTTCATTAAAATATATACATTCTGTACAACGAAATAGAATTTTAATTGACGAGGTTAGAATACCAATTGGTAATAATTATAAAGACGATTTTATAAAAAGAATTGGAGGCTAA
- a CDS encoding sensor histidine kinase, whose protein sequence is MLVVLISMLAFYNRFQAFPLEYQFYVRTLLDILIFYLNYSILVPRLLLNKKILLYVVVSISFIFLLSYLKDVLLPPRDINPEMVANQMDFRSLDKRPLRPNRNIFMGVQILYGVLLFAVGASMKLVSEWYKNEKQKALIETQKINTELSFLKAQINPHFLFNSLNSIYSLANKKSDFTTDAIITLSELMRYMLYETDKEYVSLKKEVEYIKNYIALQNLRLKDSSGVRFNARGNLDHYIEPLLLISFIENAFKYGTDYTGKTNINIQISIEGQELTLSSKNYISVNEKNKDNSGIGLQNIKSRLNLLYPKTHSLKITASEKIYSVELVLNLKR, encoded by the coding sequence ATGCTTGTTGTTTTAATAAGTATGTTGGCTTTTTATAATAGATTTCAAGCCTTTCCTTTAGAATATCAATTTTATGTGAGAACATTATTAGATATTTTAATATTCTATTTAAATTATAGCATACTAGTACCAAGACTATTGCTGAATAAAAAAATTCTGTTATACGTAGTTGTATCAATTTCATTTATTTTTCTGCTAAGTTATTTAAAAGATGTATTACTTCCTCCAAGAGATATAAATCCAGAAATGGTTGCTAATCAAATGGATTTTAGATCACTAGATAAACGACCTTTAAGACCTAATAGAAATATTTTTATGGGTGTTCAAATTTTATATGGAGTGCTTTTATTTGCCGTAGGAGCAAGTATGAAATTGGTTTCAGAATGGTATAAAAATGAAAAACAGAAAGCCTTAATAGAAACTCAAAAAATAAATACAGAACTTTCTTTTTTAAAAGCTCAAATAAACCCTCATTTTTTGTTTAATTCATTAAACAGTATTTATTCATTAGCTAATAAAAAATCAGATTTTACTACAGACGCAATTATAACATTATCTGAATTAATGCGGTATATGTTATATGAAACGGATAAAGAATATGTATCTTTAAAAAAAGAGGTAGAATATATAAAAAATTACATAGCACTTCAAAATCTTCGATTAAAAGACTCTAGCGGTGTTCGTTTTAATGCTAGAGGTAATTTAGACCATTATATAGAGCCATTATTGCTAATTTCATTTATTGAAAATGCTTTTAAATATGGAACAGATTATACAGGTAAAACTAATATAAATATTCAAATTTCTATTGAAGGGCAAGAGTTAACGTTAAGTAGTAAAAATTATATTTCTGTAAACGAAAAAAATAAAGATAATTCTGGTATTGGATTACAAAACATTAAAAGTAGGCTAAACTTATTATATCCTAAAACACATTCTTTAAAAATTACAGCTTCAGAAAAAATATATAGTGTAGAATTAGTACTAAATTTAAAAAGATAA
- a CDS encoding Kelch repeat-containing protein: MISKKMYLKCLTILIAVISISCSSDDDTEYGNWVESSSFDGDARGNSVSFVIGDKGYIVTGYDGDDYLSDLWEYNKNGDYWVRLADFPGVARSGAVGFELNGKGYIGTGYDGEDKLNDFWCYDPSTDTWEQKADFIGTARYGAVGFSVGNKGYIGTGYDGSELKDFYEYDDATDSWAQAVGFGGDKRKDALVFVINDNAYLASGLRNGAYENDFYMFDGSSKTWTRLTDLDDDDSDYSVLLSSGVSFTLDGLGYIATGESSGISKNLWVYDPATDTWDEDPDFEGTARQDAVSFSFSDKAFVLMGRSGSYYFDDNWEYRPLEEVDEDD; the protein is encoded by the coding sequence ATGATTTCAAAAAAAATGTATTTAAAATGTTTAACAATTTTAATTGCCGTAATAAGTATTTCTTGTTCATCAGACGATGATACAGAGTATGGTAACTGGGTTGAAAGTTCATCATTTGATGGAGACGCAAGAGGTAATTCTGTTTCATTTGTAATAGGTGATAAAGGATATATAGTAACAGGATATGATGGAGATGATTATTTAAGTGATCTTTGGGAATATAATAAAAATGGAGATTATTGGGTGAGATTAGCTGATTTTCCTGGTGTTGCAAGAAGTGGAGCCGTTGGTTTTGAATTAAATGGAAAAGGTTATATAGGTACTGGTTACGATGGAGAGGATAAACTAAATGATTTTTGGTGTTACGACCCATCTACAGATACTTGGGAGCAAAAAGCAGATTTTATTGGTACAGCTAGATATGGTGCTGTTGGGTTTTCTGTAGGTAACAAAGGTTATATTGGTACTGGATACGACGGAAGTGAGTTAAAAGATTTTTATGAATATGATGATGCTACTGATAGCTGGGCACAAGCTGTTGGTTTTGGTGGTGATAAAAGAAAAGATGCATTGGTTTTTGTTATTAACGACAATGCTTACTTAGCTTCAGGTTTAAGAAATGGAGCTTATGAAAACGACTTTTATATGTTTGATGGTTCTTCTAAAACTTGGACAAGATTAACAGATTTAGATGATGATGATTCAGATTATAGTGTGTTGCTTTCAAGTGGGGTTTCATTTACATTAGATGGTTTAGGATATATTGCAACTGGTGAATCTTCAGGTATTTCTAAAAATTTATGGGTATATGATCCAGCAACAGATACTTGGGATGAAGATCCAGATTTTGAAGGAACTGCTAGACAAGATGCTGTTTCGTTTAGCTTTTCAGACAAAGCGTTTGTATTAATGGGAAGAAGTGGTAGTTATTATTTTGATGACAATTGGGAATACAGACCTTTAGAAGAAGTTGACGAAGACGATTAA
- a CDS encoding DUF6268 family outer membrane beta-barrel protein, which produces MIMVLRVLLIVLILGTNLIVAQTDNLFVTEFNYVPSSSNSVGFQDTNITFNYSIDFKEGVLTNSLAYSNYKIDYNSDEILNESLLGIESFKSVAYALQFKKEILNGWGYLISASPSISSNFESNISFDDVVFNGAVIFSKMFTNNKLKFGVIRNSSYGFSTPIPVVSIAGAINQKLTYSVGFPITEFLYKVNTRNQFSLYAKPKGFYSNITNEIVVNIDDEVEKAQFQSIISGLKYSHSIDGNWKIEVDAGYQLKSDYKLLDKNLNSVYEFKTKNNFSAGVSLKFNLLNDKS; this is translated from the coding sequence ATGATAATGGTTTTAAGAGTATTGTTAATTGTTTTAATATTAGGTACAAATTTAATTGTAGCTCAAACAGATAATCTGTTTGTAACAGAATTTAATTACGTTCCTAGTAGCTCCAATTCTGTTGGTTTTCAGGATACTAATATTACTTTTAACTATTCAATAGATTTTAAAGAAGGTGTTTTAACAAACAGTTTGGCATATTCTAATTATAAAATTGATTACAACTCTGATGAAATTTTAAATGAAAGCCTTTTAGGTATTGAAAGTTTTAAATCTGTTGCATATGCATTACAATTTAAGAAAGAAATTTTAAATGGTTGGGGATATTTAATTAGTGCTTCTCCTTCAATTTCATCAAATTTTGAATCTAATATTTCTTTTGATGATGTTGTATTTAATGGAGCTGTTATTTTTTCTAAAATGTTTACTAATAACAAACTTAAATTTGGAGTTATTAGAAATTCATCTTACGGATTTAGTACGCCAATACCGGTTGTAAGTATTGCAGGAGCTATAAACCAAAAATTAACTTATAGTGTAGGTTTTCCAATTACAGAATTTTTGTATAAAGTAAATACAAGAAATCAATTTAGTTTGTATGCAAAACCAAAAGGATTTTACTCAAATATAACAAATGAAATAGTGGTGAATATAGATGATGAGGTTGAAAAAGCACAATTTCAGTCTATTATTTCAGGCCTAAAATACAGTCATAGTATAGATGGTAATTGGAAAATAGAAGTTGATGCAGGATATCAATTAAAATCCGATTATAAATTATTAGATAAAAATTTGAATAGTGTGTATGAATTTAAAACTAAAAATAATTTTAGCGCAGGCGTTAGTTTAAAATTCAATTTATTAAATGATAAAAGTTAA
- a CDS encoding DUF4270 family protein produces MRNYLLILFLSFTAFIACESDADTYTVGEDFLDVDTNVIVTDTISIETSTIQLDSVNTTNPTRLLIGALQDQDFGNLKSKSFFNLLTSTYDIDNDATFDSIGIILYYDTYYYGDTTTVQTFKVYEITENFESYNEDDANFYNTSTLEYSDTTLGELTFIPYPNKKDSIYIPINHDFGNDLFEKLQDNDINNSDDLYQIFKGLTIAPDENSNAVLGFSQSSAVMRMYYTIKSEDDEDNDYYNDFTIQSYTQSFNQTTSDKSNTVLNSIESYTDILSTKNTGNLAYIQSGTSLNMRVEFPSIRNLNALEQNSTAINASLKFYPTLESYDTNYTGADSLAVYVIDKKNRVISQLSNLSGSSVYATLNTQNDEFDSKNYYTADLTYFIEQVLTSSYNLDYALLFQLPNNNNGVNKINIYDADSSEHSMKLSVTYLLY; encoded by the coding sequence ATGAGAAACTATTTATTGATACTTTTTCTAAGTTTTACTGCATTTATCGCTTGTGAAAGTGATGCAGATACGTATACCGTAGGAGAAGATTTTTTAGATGTAGATACCAATGTTATTGTAACAGACACAATATCAATTGAAACATCAACCATACAATTAGATTCTGTAAATACAACAAACCCTACCCGCTTACTAATTGGTGCTTTGCAAGATCAAGATTTTGGTAATTTAAAAAGTAAAAGCTTCTTTAACTTACTCACATCTACGTATGATATTGACAATGATGCTACTTTCGATTCTATTGGTATAATTTTATATTACGACACCTATTATTACGGAGATACCACTACAGTACAAACGTTTAAAGTTTACGAAATAACAGAGAATTTTGAATCGTATAATGAAGATGATGCTAATTTTTACAATACTTCAACCTTAGAATATAGTGATACAACTTTAGGAGAACTCACTTTTATACCATACCCAAATAAAAAGGATTCTATTTACATACCTATAAACCATGATTTTGGAAATGATTTGTTTGAAAAACTTCAAGATAACGATATTAATAATTCTGATGATTTATATCAAATTTTTAAAGGTTTAACAATTGCACCAGACGAAAATAGTAATGCCGTACTTGGTTTTAGCCAATCTTCTGCCGTAATGAGAATGTATTACACCATAAAAAGTGAAGATGATGAAGACAATGATTATTACAACGATTTTACCATACAAAGTTATACTCAAAGTTTTAACCAAACAACAAGCGATAAATCTAATACGGTATTAAATTCTATTGAATCCTATACAGATATTTTAAGCACCAAAAACACAGGTAATCTAGCATATATTCAATCTGGAACATCACTTAATATGCGGGTAGAATTCCCTTCAATCAGAAATTTAAACGCATTAGAACAAAACAGTACTGCTATTAATGCTTCATTAAAATTTTATCCTACATTAGAAAGCTATGATACTAATTATACTGGAGCAGATTCGCTTGCCGTATATGTAATTGACAAAAAAAATAGAGTTATAAGCCAATTATCAAACTTAAGCGGAAGCTCTGTTTACGCAACATTAAACACCCAAAATGATGAGTTTGATTCTAAAAATTATTACACAGCCGATTTAACATATTTTATAGAACAAGTTTTAACCAGTAGTTATAATTTAGATTACGCTTTATTATTTCAACTTCCTAATAACAATAATGGTGTTAATAAAATAAATATTTATGATGCTGATAGTTCGGAACACAGTATGAAACTTTCAGTTACTTATTTACTCTATTAA
- a CDS encoding OmpP1/FadL family transporter, producing MKKILFSFLIVTYTSVFVAKAQSDFSSPYSLFGLGVENSNYFGGFSALGNTGIASKNLFSINKANPASITSIASSSFLYEFGLNSTFSHKETLNSSQKNTDFNVSHLAFAFQVKDYWKMNFGLVPYSKVSYDIDLIKPVEGSSQYISTSISGSGGINEVFWGNGIKLSKNLSVGFELSALFGNINETQLIYIGSSYANLTNSKNYFGLGLNTGLQYTINNIFGTETTFGATLNIPTSLSGTEDETGTKSFSGSGELDILNETDIELNDYDLPLKIGFGISSIINKNLTVNVDYKKNYWSETYTSNNTYKYQDQEIYGAGVEYQPTKNLNTFWNNLKYRAGVNYNSGYLILSKQKIDNYAVSLGVGIPLSKSIYTSMININYSYGKEGTINNQLIQDNYHKLSLNLSLLGNWFQKRKIF from the coding sequence ATGAAAAAAATACTATTTTCATTTCTAATAGTTACCTATACATCCGTTTTTGTTGCAAAAGCACAAAGCGATTTTAGTTCTCCCTATTCATTATTTGGTTTAGGTGTAGAAAACTCGAACTATTTTGGAGGTTTTTCAGCCCTTGGAAATACAGGTATTGCAAGTAAAAATCTTTTTTCAATTAACAAAGCAAATCCGGCATCTATAACTTCAATAGCTTCAAGTTCATTTTTATATGAATTTGGTTTAAATAGTACTTTTTCTCATAAAGAAACTTTAAATTCTTCACAAAAAAACACCGATTTTAATGTTTCTCATTTAGCATTTGCTTTTCAAGTAAAAGATTATTGGAAAATGAATTTTGGATTGGTTCCTTATTCTAAAGTTAGTTACGACATTGATTTAATTAAACCTGTTGAAGGATCTTCACAATATATAAGCACCTCAATATCTGGTTCTGGAGGAATAAATGAAGTGTTTTGGGGAAACGGTATAAAACTTAGTAAAAATCTCTCTGTTGGTTTTGAATTATCTGCACTGTTTGGTAATATAAACGAAACTCAATTAATTTATATTGGTTCTTCATACGCAAATCTAACAAATTCTAAAAATTATTTTGGATTGGGATTAAACACCGGTTTACAATACACTATTAATAATATTTTTGGAACAGAAACAACTTTTGGTGCTACGCTTAATATACCAACCTCATTAAGCGGTACAGAAGATGAAACTGGAACCAAATCCTTTTCGGGGTCAGGTGAACTTGATATTTTAAACGAAACAGATATTGAGCTCAACGATTATGATTTACCTTTAAAAATCGGCTTTGGTATTTCTTCAATAATCAACAAAAACTTAACAGTAAATGTAGATTATAAAAAAAATTATTGGTCAGAAACCTACACTTCAAACAACACGTATAAATATCAAGATCAAGAAATTTATGGAGCTGGAGTTGAATACCAACCTACAAAAAATTTAAATACTTTTTGGAACAACTTAAAATATAGAGCCGGTGTAAACTATAACTCTGGATATTTAATTTTATCAAAACAAAAAATAGACAATTATGCAGTTTCTTTAGGAGTTGGAATTCCACTTTCTAAAAGTATTTACACCTCCATGATTAATATTAATTACTCTTACGGAAAAGAAGGAACTATTAACAATCAGCTAATACAAGACAATTACCATAAACTATCTTTAAATTTAAGTTTATTAGGAAATTGGTTTCAAAAAAGAAAGATTTTTTAA
- a CDS encoding cytochrome ubiquinol oxidase subunit I, which yields MEDMIFYDRLQFAFTITFHYIFPQLTMGLSLIIVFFKWKFLRTKIQKYNDAALFFMKIFAINFTMGVVTGIPMEFQFGTNWAKFSELTGGIIGQTLAMEGMFSFFLESSFLALFIFGEKLMGQKLHFLTGFLVFLGSWASGWFILATNAWMQHPVGYEILDNGKFVLENFSELFSNPWLIPAFLHNQFASVVTSAFVVASIGAFYILRNKNLEHGKLFLKTGVIFGLVSSLLVAFPTGDWNAKNVAKYQPAAFAAMEGIFETEDAGAEIVLIGQPNMVEKKLDNKIAVPNILSFLTYQDWNKQIAGMDQFKKEELPDNIPALYYSYHIMVGLGTIFIGIMFLAAFFLWKKKLHTIKPLLWSIMFLVPFPYIANITGWYVAELGRQPYLVYGLLKTSEGVSPTVSSGNTLFTLLGFVGLYMLLGLLFLILVGKTIHQGPKPVKH from the coding sequence ATGGAAGATATGATTTTCTACGATAGATTGCAGTTTGCATTTACTATCACATTTCACTATATATTTCCACAATTAACAATGGGGTTATCTTTAATCATTGTTTTTTTTAAATGGAAATTTTTAAGAACAAAGATTCAAAAATACAACGATGCTGCATTATTTTTTATGAAAATATTTGCTATTAATTTTACAATGGGAGTTGTTACAGGAATTCCTATGGAGTTTCAATTTGGAACAAATTGGGCTAAATTTTCTGAATTAACAGGTGGAATTATCGGCCAAACATTAGCAATGGAAGGAATGTTTTCTTTCTTTTTAGAATCTTCATTTCTAGCCTTATTTATTTTTGGTGAAAAATTAATGGGACAAAAACTGCATTTTTTAACAGGATTTTTAGTGTTTTTAGGTTCTTGGGCAAGCGGTTGGTTTATATTAGCCACTAACGCTTGGATGCAACACCCTGTTGGATATGAAATTTTAGATAATGGTAAATTTGTACTAGAAAATTTTTCAGAATTATTTAGTAATCCTTGGTTAATCCCTGCTTTTTTACACAATCAATTTGCTTCTGTAGTTACTTCTGCTTTTGTAGTGGCAAGTATTGGAGCCTTTTATATTTTAAGAAATAAAAACTTAGAACACGGAAAATTATTTTTAAAAACCGGAGTTATTTTTGGATTAGTATCTAGTTTATTAGTTGCATTTCCAACAGGAGATTGGAATGCTAAAAATGTAGCTAAATACCAACCTGCAGCTTTTGCAGCAATGGAAGGTATTTTTGAAACCGAAGATGCTGGTGCCGAAATTGTGCTTATAGGACAGCCAAATATGGTTGAAAAAAAATTAGACAATAAAATTGCCGTTCCAAATATTTTAAGCTTTTTAACCTATCAAGATTGGAACAAACAAATTGCCGGAATGGACCAATTTAAAAAAGAAGAATTGCCAGATAATATTCCTGCACTATACTATTCTTACCATATTATGGTTGGATTAGGTACAATTTTTATAGGTATTATGTTTCTAGCTGCTTTTTTTCTTTGGAAGAAAAAATTACACACAATTAAACCGTTGCTTTGGAGTATTATGTTTTTAGTACCGTTTCCTTATATAGCCAATATTACCGGTTGGTATGTTGCAGAATTAGGTAGACAACCATACTTGGTTTATGGGCTATTAAAAACTAGTGAAGGTGTTTCTCCTACAGTTTCTTCAGGAAACACCCTGTTTACACTCTTAGGTTTTGTAGGCCTATATATGCTACTTGGATTGTTATTTTTAATATTAGTTGGTAAAACTATTCATCAAGGTCCTAAACCTGTAAAACATTAA